A window of the Hordeum vulgare subsp. vulgare chromosome 5H, MorexV3_pseudomolecules_assembly, whole genome shotgun sequence genome harbors these coding sequences:
- the LOC123400099 gene encoding wax ester synthase/diacylglycerol acyltransferase 11-like yields MDAASVPTSRLLPIRTRRSAPAEWTTMDDSAAAVEEPVTPTARLMEAVYIVVTIGLGSPVNLPVFSAGVAAELARFPRFRSIQVIDGDESKDGNNPRWARTAVNVEDHMIVPTLNPAAVKADPDRAVEDYVASVYTLPMDYSRPLWEFHFLDFPTSEASSTVVLRVHHSLGDGMSLITLLLASARSAADPTRLPTLPEQPARTGAIYAPRRRDRTSAGALAAFIRWIWLYLVLAWNTMVDVSFFAATTVFLRDPCTPFRRAEGDVSFNPRRRFVHRSLSLDDVKFVKNAMNCTVNDVLVGATSAALSRYYFRKSGGINTYRTWLRSVLVVNTRPTASLQTYASMIESGKSNDVAWGNQLGYILLPFHLAMHDDPLTYVRKAKMTMDRKKSSLEAIFTCKISEVLVKMFGLKAGAFIFRRMFANTTISFSNMVGPTEKIEMCGHPVVFIAPSVYGVPQALIVHYQSYDNTIKVVLSVDEEIFPDYSQLLDDFVESFRLIKDAASRLSGSIKK; encoded by the exons ATGGACGCTGCCTCTGTGCCAACGAGCCGATTGCTCCCGATACGCACGCGGAGGTCGGCACCGGCCGAATGGACGACGATGGACGATTCCGCGGCGGCTGTGGAGGAGCCCGTGACCCCAACTGCTAGACTCATGGAGGCTGTATACATCGTCGTTACCATCGGCCTTGGCTCTCCCGTAAACCTACCAGTCTTCAGCGCCGGCGTCGCCGCCGAACTTGCCCGTTTCCCACGCTTCCGCAGCATCCAA GTGATAGATGGAGATGAGTCAAAGGACGGCAACAACCCGCGGTGGGCGCGCACGGCGGTGAACGTAGAAGACCACATGATCGTCCCGACGCTAAATCCCGCCGCTGTGAAGGCCGACCCAGACCGGGCCGTGGAGGATTACGTGGCCTCAGTGTACACACTCCCCATGGACTACTCCCGCCCTCTATGGGAGTTCCACTTCCTCGACTTCCCGACCTCCGAGGCGTCCTCCACCGTGGTGTTACGCGTGCACCACTCCCTCGGCGACGGGATGTCGCTCATCACACTCCTCCTGGCGTCCGCGCGCAGCGCCGCCGACCCGACGCGCCTGCCGACCTTGCCAGAGCAGCCGGCGCGCACAGGCGCCATCTACGCGCCGCGGCGCCGTGACCGGACATCTGCTGGCGCCCTAGCGGCGTTCATCAGGTGGATCTGGCTGTATCTGGTGCTCGCATGGAACACCATGGTGGACGTCAGCTTCTTCGCTGCGACGACTGTGTTCCTGAGGGACCCGTGCACACCCTTCAGACGCGCGGAAGGCGACGTCTCGTTCAACCCCCGTAGGCGCTTTGTGCACCGGAGCCTCAGCTTGGACGACGTCAAGTTCGTCAAGAATGCCATGAATTGC ACTGTCAATGATGTGCTCGTTGGGGCAACTTCCGCTGCTCTGTCACGCTATTACTTTCGCAAGTCTG GTGGCATTAACACCTACAGAACATGGTTGCGGTCTGTCCTCGTTGTCAATACAAGGCCAACCGCAAGCCTACAA ACATATGCTAGTATGATAGAATCCGGTAAGAGTAACGATGTGGCATGGGGAAATCAACTAGGCTACATCCTCCTACCATTTCATTTGGCGATGCACGATGATCCACTTACATATGTTCGCAAGGCTAAGATGACCATGGACAGGAAAAAGAGCTCACTTGAAGCTATCTTCACATGTAAGATAAGTGAAGTTCTTGTCAAAATGTTTGGCTTGAAG GCGGGCGCTTTTATCTTCCGTCGTATGTTCGCCAATACAACTATTTCGTTCTCAAACATGGTTGGACCAACTGAAAAAATAGAGATGTGTGGGCATCCGGTTGTCTTCATTGCGCCTAGCGTTTATGGAGTTCCACAA GCGTTGATTGTGCACTACCAGAGTTATGATAACACTATTAAGGTAGTTTTATCAGTTGATGAGGAAATATTTCCAGATTATAGTCAACTTCTCGATGACTTTGTCGAGTCCTTCCGGCTCATTAAGGATGCAGCTTCAAGGCTTTCAGGATCCATCAAGAAATAG